The Kozakia baliensis genome includes a region encoding these proteins:
- a CDS encoding PTS sugar transporter subunit IIA — protein MIGMILITHGALGEALRDIVTHVVGPQCQFQAIGVDCLDDIVATRAKLQTAIAETDDGEGVLLLTDIFGSTPSNLALSLRREGQVEVLAGVNVPMLVKLAKTRSNHTLAECAELATSAGRKYIAAASQLPPSCLQGGKSCEMVMKATLSFVPHVPSSSLPVMALPRAPS, from the coding sequence ATGATCGGGATGATTTTGATCACTCATGGCGCGTTAGGCGAAGCCCTGCGCGACATCGTCACGCACGTGGTGGGCCCGCAATGCCAGTTCCAAGCGATCGGTGTGGACTGCCTTGATGATATCGTGGCGACGCGCGCAAAGTTGCAGACGGCCATCGCCGAAACCGACGATGGCGAAGGCGTGCTTCTTCTGACCGACATCTTCGGCAGCACCCCTTCCAACCTGGCATTATCTTTGCGTCGCGAAGGTCAGGTTGAAGTGCTCGCCGGCGTCAACGTCCCCATGTTGGTGAAGCTCGCGAAGACGCGCAGCAACCATACTTTGGCGGAATGCGCCGAACTGGCCACTTCGGCTGGGCGCAAATATATCGCTGCTGCGTCTCAGCTTCCTCCCTCTTGCCTGCAAGGTGGGAAAAGCTGCGAAATGGTGATGAAAGCGACCCTCAGCTTCGTGCCGCATGTTCCGTCCTCTTCCTTACCCGTTATGGCGTTGCCGCGCGCGCCTTCATGA
- a CDS encoding HAD family hydrolase gives MSHALDPAGQLRLVIFDCDGVLVDSEGPSNNLLAEVARQNGVRISGEEAFERFAGKALSQVQQELESESGKSLGDDYVQRMQSRLVQLMREEAEPIDGAGSMLQAVRALGLPVRVGSNSSVEEMEAKFERVGFEQHFSADRIHSARDMGRPKPDPHVYLHAARMEGVTPSECVVIEDSDTGVAAAHEAGMACVLLRAEGPTSPRNWPGLVRIRHLDELAPYLRGVLERQKL, from the coding sequence ATGTCGCACGCGCTGGACCCTGCCGGGCAGCTACGGCTCGTCATTTTCGATTGCGATGGCGTCCTGGTGGATAGCGAAGGCCCGTCCAACAATTTGCTTGCCGAAGTCGCGCGTCAAAACGGCGTGCGGATTTCGGGAGAGGAAGCTTTCGAACGTTTCGCGGGAAAGGCATTGTCCCAGGTCCAACAGGAACTGGAATCCGAAAGCGGCAAAAGCCTGGGCGATGATTATGTTCAGCGGATGCAGAGCCGCTTGGTGCAACTCATGCGCGAGGAAGCCGAGCCGATCGACGGCGCAGGGTCCATGCTCCAGGCCGTTCGCGCTTTGGGACTGCCTGTGCGCGTCGGGTCCAACTCTTCCGTGGAAGAAATGGAGGCGAAGTTCGAGCGTGTAGGGTTCGAACAGCATTTCAGCGCGGATCGTATTCATTCGGCACGCGACATGGGGCGTCCGAAGCCGGACCCGCATGTCTATCTTCACGCGGCGAGAATGGAAGGCGTCACACCGAGCGAATGCGTGGTGATCGAGGATTCAGATACGGGCGTCGCCGCGGCGCATGAGGCGGGCATGGCCTGCGTTCTGCTTCGCGCGGAAGGGCCGACATCGCCACGGAATTGGCCTGGGCTTGTGCGCATCCGTCATCTCGACGAACTGGCCCCGTATCTACGCGGCGTTCTGGAAAGGCAAAAACTTTGA
- a CDS encoding HPr family phosphocarrier protein, giving the protein MTETAPVRREIEIVNRLGLHARAAAKLVSVAERFKAEIEVSRDGQSVSALSIMGLMMLGAGRGEKIQLEATGEDATAAMDAVSALVMDGFGERD; this is encoded by the coding sequence ATGACGGAAACTGCACCCGTGCGCCGTGAAATCGAGATCGTCAATCGTCTCGGGCTGCATGCGCGCGCCGCCGCCAAGCTGGTTTCGGTCGCCGAGCGCTTCAAAGCCGAGATCGAAGTCTCGCGCGACGGCCAGAGCGTCTCCGCCCTTTCCATCATGGGCCTGATGATGCTCGGTGCGGGACGAGGCGAGAAAATTCAACTCGAAGCAACGGGCGAGGACGCCACGGCGGCAATGGATGCCGTCTCCGCGCTTGTGATGGATGGTTTCGGCGAACGTGATTAA
- a CDS encoding Maf family protein, whose protein sequence is MNQSNESRLVLASGSTARLALLQDAGLAVTPRPVTLDEAAWRDRARARAMPQREIALGLAHAKARRLFEEDASFGESWVIAADQVLDYRGTGFDKPTDLAEARRQLCLLRGQTHMLCTALVLYRQGQPVWEHVETPHLTMRHFSDAFLENYLSLEGEHILNCVGGYRLEGMGVQLFEKIDGAFDAILGLPRLPLLAALRRFHLVME, encoded by the coding sequence ATGAACCAATCGAACGAATCGAGATTAGTACTCGCAAGCGGTTCGACGGCGCGTTTAGCGCTTTTACAAGATGCGGGGCTGGCAGTGACGCCCCGTCCGGTGACATTGGATGAGGCGGCATGGCGCGACCGGGCACGGGCGCGCGCCATGCCGCAACGCGAAATCGCCTTGGGGCTGGCTCATGCCAAGGCTCGTCGTTTGTTCGAGGAAGATGCCTCTTTCGGGGAAAGCTGGGTCATTGCGGCCGATCAGGTGCTCGATTATCGGGGAACGGGTTTCGACAAACCGACGGATCTTGCCGAGGCGCGCCGACAATTATGCCTTCTTCGCGGCCAGACGCATATGCTTTGCACAGCGCTGGTGCTTTATCGGCAAGGACAGCCCGTTTGGGAGCATGTGGAAACGCCGCATCTGACGATGCGACATTTTTCGGATGCGTTTTTAGAAAATTATCTCTCTCTGGAAGGTGAGCATATTCTGAATTGTGTCGGCGGTTATCGGCTCGAAGGGATGGGAGTTCAGCTTTTCGAGAAAATCGACGGCGCGTTCGATGCTATTCTCGGCTTGCCGCGCTTGCCTTTATTGGCCGCGTTACGTCGTTTTCATCTCGTGATGGAATAA
- the hemE gene encoding uroporphyrinogen decarboxylase: MDRENSPSALPSKPLLRTLHGEAQWPPPMWLMRQAGRYLPEFRAMRAKADFLTRCMTPDIATELTLQPIRRYDMDGAILFSDILILPWAMGQSLEFVEGKGPVLGAIRDRAALDRLDPGRVAEATAPVRETLSRLRRELPPQTTLLGFAGSPFTVACYMVEGSGSREFAITRQMALTEPALFDALMDKLTEATAEMLIGQVEAGAEAVMLFDSWAGLLPPSQFRRYVIAPTRRIVERLREAYPTLKIIGFPRLAGIMAAEYARETCVDALACDTSVDMTQMARMVPDDLTLQGNLDPLILQAGGEGMIREAQAIRDAMRGRPHIFNLGHGVVPQTPPEHVAALVQAVRDVS; encoded by the coding sequence ATGGATCGCGAAAACTCTCCCTCAGCTCTTCCCTCCAAACCGCTTTTGCGCACCTTGCATGGAGAAGCGCAGTGGCCGCCGCCGATGTGGCTGATGCGGCAGGCCGGGCGGTATCTTCCCGAATTCCGGGCCATGCGAGCCAAAGCGGATTTCCTGACGCGTTGCATGACGCCGGATATCGCAACGGAGCTGACCCTTCAGCCCATCCGCCGTTATGACATGGATGGCGCTATTTTGTTTTCCGATATTCTGATCCTGCCCTGGGCTATGGGGCAATCTCTTGAATTTGTCGAAGGAAAAGGCCCGGTTCTGGGCGCGATCCGCGATCGGGCGGCGTTGGATCGGCTCGATCCCGGACGGGTGGCGGAAGCCACGGCGCCGGTGCGGGAGACGTTGAGCCGCCTACGCCGCGAATTGCCACCGCAAACCACGCTTTTGGGTTTTGCCGGAAGCCCCTTCACGGTGGCGTGCTACATGGTCGAAGGCAGCGGATCGCGCGAGTTCGCCATCACGCGCCAGATGGCGTTGACCGAACCGGCATTGTTCGACGCTCTGATGGATAAGCTGACCGAAGCCACGGCTGAAATGCTGATCGGACAGGTGGAAGCCGGCGCCGAAGCGGTGATGCTGTTCGATAGCTGGGCTGGGCTGCTACCGCCTTCGCAGTTCCGCCGCTACGTCATCGCACCGACGCGCCGCATCGTGGAGCGCCTGCGTGAAGCCTATCCCACTTTGAAAATCATAGGCTTTCCGCGTTTGGCGGGCATCATGGCCGCTGAATATGCGCGGGAAACATGCGTGGACGCGCTTGCCTGCGATACCAGCGTGGATATGACGCAGATGGCGCGCATGGTGCCGGACGATCTGACGCTACAGGGCAATCTCGACCCGCTGATCCTTCAGGCGGGCGGCGAAGGCATGATCCGTGAAGCGCAGGCTATTCGCGATGCAATGCGCGGTCGCCCGCATATCTTCAATCTCGGCCATGGCGTCGTGCCGCAAACGCCACCCGAGCATGTGGCGGCGCTGGTTCAAGCCGTGCGCGACGTTTCGTAG
- a CDS encoding CopD family protein, whose protein sequence is MSFVAWMAGIFYLPRLYVYHSQVAPGTAESARFQIMERRLLRGIMNPAMIATLLFGGLMASVPGIIDWDAPWWWAKLLGVFGLFAFHGACSKWRRDFEQDRRLHSERFYRIANEVPTLLMALIVIMIIVRPGG, encoded by the coding sequence ATGTCGTTCGTGGCCTGGATGGCGGGTATTTTTTATCTCCCGCGCCTTTACGTCTATCACAGCCAGGTCGCTCCGGGCACGGCGGAGAGCGCGCGGTTTCAGATCATGGAGCGCCGCCTGCTACGCGGCATCATGAACCCGGCCATGATCGCGACCTTGCTGTTCGGTGGGCTCATGGCGTCCGTCCCGGGGATCATCGACTGGGATGCGCCCTGGTGGTGGGCCAAGCTGCTCGGCGTGTTCGGGTTGTTCGCTTTTCACGGAGCCTGCTCGAAATGGCGGCGTGATTTCGAGCAGGATCGTCGCCTTCATTCGGAGCGGTTTTACCGGATCGCGAATGAAGTGCCGACGCTATTGATGGCGCTGATCGTCATCATGATCATCGTTCGGCCCGGCGGCTGA
- the ptsP gene encoding phosphoenolpyruvate--protein phosphotransferase codes for MRILQGRPVSAGVVVARASLVQERPLPPIEHTRSLLSVESEITRLDAAIAQTLKQLAKLREKLASLPEEGREEISALLSVYERMLSHSRLVRAARARILQDALTAEAAVQQESDALALRAGPQPGMPEEEIEAARRRAGEFREVARRLLRNLTGVSFRAFSNIPTGTVLVAEQVRPADAALIDPNRIAAVLSEGGGVTDHTAIMMRALNVPAVLAIPQLSEIVRDGDLLIVNGTTGSIILHPDAPTLAKARDTMAEEARERKGIGRLRRLPARLLSGEDIELLANVELPAELPLLLRNGAVGIGLLRSEFLFDEELPLPDEDGQYAVYAGMVSDMEGRITTIRVLDWGGEKGIARLRQLGLPAGDEAENPAMGMRGLRLLLAHPEILEVQLAAILRASLIGPVRILLPMVTSTNEIIAAREHYERVAKRLRRRGVKISADLPPLGIMIETPAAALTTDALVRQADFLAVGTNDLTMYTLAVDRASSMTSELYSPLHPAVLRLIRASADDAFRSHRPICVCGELAADARAVALLIGLGIRSFSMNAAALPRVKRMIRSLTLDSCDTLCRQAMLTSDPIELQKLVRQFAV; via the coding sequence ATGCGCATCCTGCAAGGGCGACCGGTTTCGGCAGGCGTGGTCGTGGCGCGGGCTTCCCTCGTTCAAGAACGCCCTCTCCCGCCGATCGAGCATACGCGCAGCCTGCTCTCGGTAGAGAGCGAAATCACGCGCCTAGACGCCGCCATCGCGCAAACTTTGAAGCAACTGGCGAAGCTGCGGGAAAAGCTGGCAAGCCTGCCCGAAGAAGGGCGGGAAGAAATCAGCGCGCTGCTGAGCGTTTATGAACGTATGCTCAGCCATTCGCGCCTTGTGCGGGCGGCGCGTGCCCGCATCTTGCAAGACGCGTTGACTGCCGAAGCCGCCGTTCAGCAGGAAAGCGATGCTCTGGCGCTACGGGCAGGGCCTCAACCCGGCATGCCGGAAGAAGAGATCGAGGCGGCCCGAAGACGCGCGGGCGAGTTCCGAGAAGTCGCCCGGCGCCTCTTGCGCAATCTGACCGGCGTCTCGTTCCGGGCTTTTTCCAATATTCCCACCGGAACGGTCTTGGTGGCGGAACAAGTGCGCCCGGCCGATGCGGCGTTGATCGACCCCAACCGGATTGCCGCCGTTCTATCGGAAGGTGGCGGCGTCACCGATCATACCGCGATCATGATGCGGGCGTTGAATGTGCCTGCCGTGCTCGCCATCCCCCAACTTTCCGAAATTGTGCGGGACGGCGATCTGCTGATCGTCAATGGCACTACGGGCAGCATCATCCTGCACCCCGATGCGCCGACCCTGGCCAAAGCGCGCGACACCATGGCCGAGGAGGCGCGCGAGCGTAAGGGAATCGGGCGTCTGCGGCGGCTGCCAGCGCGGCTGCTCAGCGGGGAGGATATCGAACTCCTGGCCAACGTCGAATTGCCTGCCGAATTGCCGCTATTGCTTCGGAATGGGGCCGTGGGCATCGGCTTATTACGCAGCGAATTCTTGTTCGACGAAGAACTTCCTCTTCCCGATGAAGATGGCCAATACGCCGTCTATGCTGGGATGGTGTCGGATATGGAAGGGCGGATCACCACGATCCGCGTTCTAGATTGGGGCGGGGAAAAAGGCATCGCCCGGCTCCGGCAGCTTGGTCTGCCCGCTGGAGATGAAGCGGAAAATCCGGCAATGGGCATGCGTGGCCTACGCTTACTCCTGGCCCATCCTGAAATATTGGAAGTGCAACTCGCCGCAATCCTGCGCGCCAGCTTGATCGGCCCGGTACGGATCTTGCTACCGATGGTGACTTCCACCAACGAAATCATCGCGGCGCGCGAACATTATGAACGCGTGGCGAAACGCCTGCGCCGACGCGGTGTCAAAATCTCCGCCGATCTGCCGCCGCTTGGCATCATGATCGAAACGCCCGCCGCCGCCCTGACGACGGACGCCCTCGTACGCCAAGCCGACTTTCTTGCCGTCGGCACCAACGATCTCACCATGTACACCCTGGCGGTGGATCGCGCTTCCTCAATGACGTCCGAGCTTTATTCGCCGCTACATCCTGCTGTGCTGCGCCTTATCCGCGCCTCGGCGGACGATGCCTTCCGTTCGCACCGCCCAATTTGCGTTTGCGGGGAGCTCGCCGCCGATGCGCGTGCGGTGGCCTTGCTCATCGGCCTTGGCATCCGCTCATTTTCCATGAATGCAGCCGCCTTGCCGCGCGTCAAACGCATGATCCGTTCATTGACGCTGGATTCCTGCGATACGCTCTGCCGCCAAGCCATGCTCACCAGCGACCCCATCGAACTCCAAAAACTCGTTCGCCAGTTCGCTGTCTGA